One window of the Rhodothermia bacterium genome contains the following:
- a CDS encoding helix-turn-helix transcriptional regulator produces MADQLGISKTAYGKIERGETKASLHRLEQIASALELSLEELLSGQVVIYNSQNKVSSNFQTFQSNDQEIIVLQQKIAHLEEKVALLMRENELQRRVIDGFLPPHASNRP; encoded by the coding sequence ATGGCAGATCAATTAGGGATTAGCAAGACAGCTTACGGAAAGATAGAGCGCGGCGAAACCAAAGCAAGTTTACACCGATTAGAGCAAATCGCAAGCGCCTTAGAGTTGTCATTAGAAGAGTTATTGAGTGGTCAAGTCGTTATTTACAACAGCCAAAATAAGGTCAGTTCCAATTTTCAGACATTTCAATCAAACGACCAAGAAATCATCGTTTTACAACAGAAAATTGCACACCTTGAAGAGAAAGTAGCGCTTTTGATGCGCGAAAATGAGTTGCAACGTCGGGTGATAGATGGCTTTTTGCCGCCACATGCAAGCAATCGTCCTTAA
- a CDS encoding antibiotic biosynthesis monooxygenase, protein MNHNISGTPKPPYYAVIFTNSLKAKPQGYEETAQRMLSLAQNQVGFLGIESVRDGLGISVSYWESLDAIRAWKTQTEHMLAQEKGRSDWYAAYKVRICLVERDYGFGLDDPSDV, encoded by the coding sequence ATGAATCACAACATCTCAGGAACACCAAAGCCACCCTATTATGCCGTTATTTTTACGAACAGTCTAAAGGCGAAGCCACAGGGCTACGAGGAAACCGCCCAACGAATGTTGTCCCTTGCCCAAAATCAAGTCGGTTTTTTAGGAATAGAATCGGTACGAGACGGGTTGGGTATCTCGGTTTCCTACTGGGAAAGTTTGGACGCGATCCGTGCATGGAAAACACAAACGGAGCATATGCTTGCACAAGAAAAAGGCCGTAGCGACTGGTATGCCGCCTACAAAGTCCGTATCTGCCTTGTTGAACGAGATTATGGGTTTGGCTTGGATGATCCCTCCGATGTATGA
- a CDS encoding NUDIX domain-containing protein, translated as MPRSEIITKYGHRIRVRVCGLILDPPNHPSSLLMVSFRDLYENPFWMPPGGGVEFGETLEVALKREIKEETGLHVSVEKLLYISEFINKPFHALEYYFLCEKVGGELKTGYDPELQKQVLEKAAYISFDSFHHHNIRPTFLQEAFNQDLSTGFRQGVRFFQEHHTSEGSSKPNP; from the coding sequence ATGCCCCGTTCCGAGATTATTACAAAGTACGGCCACCGAATTCGCGTTCGGGTGTGTGGCCTCATCCTTGATCCGCCAAACCACCCCTCTTCGCTTTTGATGGTGTCCTTTCGTGATTTGTATGAAAATCCTTTTTGGATGCCGCCGGGTGGGGGCGTAGAATTTGGGGAAACGCTGGAAGTTGCGCTAAAGCGCGAGATAAAAGAAGAAACCGGCTTACACGTCTCGGTGGAAAAACTCCTTTATATTTCCGAGTTTATCAACAAGCCATTTCATGCGTTGGAGTATTATTTCTTATGCGAAAAGGTGGGCGGCGAACTAAAGACAGGCTATGACCCCGAATTGCAAAAACAGGTTTTGGAGAAGGCTGCTTATATCTCTTTTGATTCTTTCCACCACCACAACATCCGCCCCACGTTTCTTCAGGAGGCGTTTAACCAAGACCTTTCTACGGGCTTTCGGCAAGGAGTCCGTTTTTTTCAGGAGCATCATACATCGGAGGGATCATCCAAGCCAAACCCATAA